A genome region from Candidatus Jidaibacter acanthamoeba includes the following:
- a CDS encoding recombinase family protein, with product MKIGYARVSTRDQSLDLQIDALEKAGCEKIYTEVMSGAKSERPKLQEMLSQLRRGDVVIVWKLDRLGCSLKHLVELVSWFIEQGVGLRSLHDHIDTTTSQGRLIFNIFASLAEFERDLIQERTRAGLNAARARGRLGGKPKGLSREAESTACAAETLYKEGKLSVNQIIKQLGIAKATFYNYLRRRNVPVSSYNKK from the coding sequence ATGAAAATTGGTTATGCAAGAGTTTCAACTAGAGATCAAAGTTTAGATTTACAAATTGATGCCTTAGAAAAAGCAGGCTGCGAAAAAATCTATACTGAGGTTATGAGTGGAGCTAAATCTGAACGCCCAAAATTGCAAGAAATGCTTTCTCAGTTGCGTAGAGGTGATGTGGTTATAGTATGGAAATTAGACCGGCTTGGATGTTCTTTAAAGCATTTAGTAGAGCTTGTTAGCTGGTTTATTGAGCAAGGGGTAGGCCTAAGAAGCTTACATGATCATATTGATACTACTACTTCACAGGGACGATTGATATTTAATATATTTGCCTCTCTCGCTGAGTTTGAACGTGATCTTATCCAAGAACGTACAAGGGCTGGCTTGAATGCCGCTAGAGCTAGGGGGAGGCTTGGTGGTAAACCAAAAGGATTATCTAGAGAAGCTGAATCGACTGCTTGTGCTGCTGAAACTCTTTATAAAGAAGGTAAATTAAGTGTTAATCAGATTATAAAGCAGCTGGGAATTGCAAAAGCAACCTTTTATAATTACTTACGAAGAAGAAATGTTCCAGTCAGTAGTTATAATAAAAAATAA